In a single window of the uncultured Dysgonomonas sp. genome:
- the map gene encoding type I methionyl aminopeptidase has translation MIFLKTDEEIELMREANRLVGMTLGEMAKHIKPGITPAQLDKIAKEFIQDHGARPSFLGYKGAPGAVDFPGAICASVNEQVVHGFPTDYVLKDGDIISVDCGTEKNGFCGDSAYTFCVGEVAEDVKALLRATKEALYKGIEKAVDGNRIGDIGDAVQTYCEKRGYSVVRELVGHGIGRKMHEAPEVPNYGRRGTGPLLKKGMCIAIEPMINMGSKNVVFESDGWTIRTRDRKPSAHFEHTVAIRQGKADILSTFEFVEAVLGNNAI, from the coding sequence ATGATATTTCTGAAAACAGACGAAGAGATCGAATTGATGCGCGAAGCCAATCGCCTTGTAGGTATGACCTTGGGCGAAATGGCAAAGCATATAAAACCGGGTATCACTCCGGCTCAATTAGATAAAATTGCGAAAGAATTTATACAGGATCATGGAGCCAGACCTTCCTTCTTGGGATATAAGGGTGCTCCGGGCGCTGTGGATTTCCCGGGTGCGATTTGTGCTTCAGTTAATGAACAGGTTGTGCATGGATTTCCAACAGACTATGTTCTTAAAGACGGTGATATTATTTCTGTCGATTGTGGTACGGAGAAAAACGGATTTTGCGGCGATTCGGCCTACACATTTTGCGTAGGAGAAGTTGCCGAAGACGTGAAGGCTTTGCTCAGGGCAACGAAAGAAGCACTTTATAAAGGAATAGAAAAGGCAGTAGATGGTAATCGCATAGGCGATATCGGTGATGCCGTTCAGACATATTGTGAGAAGCGTGGTTATTCGGTCGTTCGTGAACTGGTAGGACATGGTATAGGGCGTAAGATGCATGAAGCACCTGAAGTTCCTAACTATGGCAGACGGGGTACAGGTCCCTTACTTAAAAAGGGGATGTGTATAGCAATAGAGCCGATGATTAACATGGGAAGCAAGAATGTTGTTTTCGAAAGCGATGGTTGGACTATCAGAACCCGTGATCGTAAACCTTCGGCCCACTTCGAGCATACTGTGGCTATTCGTCAGGGTAAAGCTGATATTTTATCAACATTTGAATTTGTAGAAGCTGTTTTAGGAAATAACGCAATTTAA
- the infA gene encoding translation initiation factor IF-1 produces the protein MAKQAAIEQDGVIVEALSNAMFRVELENGHEITAHISGKMRMHYIKILPGDRVRVEMSPYDLSKGRISFRYK, from the coding sequence ATGGCTAAACAGGCAGCAATAGAACAAGACGGAGTGATCGTAGAAGCACTATCAAACGCGATGTTTCGTGTCGAACTTGAAAACGGACATGAAATAACAGCGCACATCTCAGGAAAGATGCGTATGCACTATATCAAAATACTTCCGGGAGATAGAGTACGTGTGGAAATGTCACCCTATGATTTATCAAAAGGACGGATTTCATTCAGATACAAATAA
- the ykgO gene encoding type B 50S ribosomal protein L36 has translation MKVRASLKKRTADCKIVRRKGRLYVINKKNPKYKQRQG, from the coding sequence ATGAAAGTAAGAGCATCATTGAAGAAGCGTACTGCTGATTGCAAAATTGTCAGAAGAAAAGGACGCTTATACGTTATTAACAAAAAAAATCCTAAGTACAAACAACGTCAGGGATAA
- the rpsM gene encoding 30S ribosomal protein S13, producing MAIRIVGVDLPQNKRGEIALTYIYGIGRSSANKILAEAGIDKDVKVKDWNDDQAGKVREIIAAQFKVEGDLRSEVQLNIKRLMDIGCYRGIRHRIGLPLRGQSTKNNARTRKGRKKTVANKKKATK from the coding sequence ATGGCAATAAGAATAGTTGGTGTCGATTTACCACAAAATAAAAGAGGCGAAATAGCCTTGACATACATTTATGGTATCGGACGTAGTTCTGCTAACAAAATCCTTGCTGAAGCAGGAATAGACAAAGATGTCAAAGTAAAAGACTGGAATGATGATCAGGCAGGTAAAGTGCGTGAAATCATCGCTGCCCAGTTTAAAGTAGAAGGGGACTTGCGTTCGGAAGTACAGCTTAATATCAAGCGATTGATGGATATAGGCTGTTACAGAGGTATCCGTCACCGTATTGGTCTACCTTTGAGAGGTCAGAGTACTAAAAATAATGCCCGTACACGTAAGGGTAGAAAGAAAACTGTTGCTAACAAGAAAAAAGCTACAAAATAA
- the rpsK gene encoding 30S ribosomal protein S11, with product MAKKTVAAKKRNVKVDATGQAHVHSSFNNIIISITNSDGQVISWSSAGKMGFRSSKKNTPYAAQMAASDCAKVAFDLGLRKVKVYVKGPGNGRESAIRTIHAAGIEVTEIVDVTPLPHNGCRPPKHRRV from the coding sequence ATGGCAAAGAAAACAGTCGCAGCGAAAAAGAGAAACGTTAAAGTGGATGCTACAGGACAAGCTCATGTACATTCTTCTTTCAACAATATCATTATTTCGATTACAAACAGCGATGGCCAGGTAATCAGCTGGTCTTCGGCAGGGAAAATGGGATTCAGAAGTTCGAAGAAGAACACCCCGTACGCAGCTCAAATGGCAGCATCAGATTGTGCTAAAGTTGCATTTGACTTAGGATTGAGAAAAGTAAAAGTGTATGTAAAAGGACCGGGCAACGGACGTGAGTCTGCTATCCGTACTATCCATGCAGCAGGAATAGAAGTGACAGAAATCGTTGACGTTACTCCACTTCCTCACAATGGATGTCGTCCTCCAAAACACAGAAGAGTTTAA
- the rpsD gene encoding 30S ribosomal protein S4: MARYTGPKSKIARKFGEPIFGPDKVLSKKNYPPGQHGNGRKKKSSEYGIQLREKQKAKYTYGVLERQFRNMFDKALSSRGITGEVLLQMLESRLDNIVFRLGIAPTRAAARQLVSHRHITVDGSVVNIPSYTIKPGQLIAVREKSKSLEVVSEALSGFNHSKYPWIEWDAASMTGKFLHLPERADIPENIKEQLIVELYSKN; the protein is encoded by the coding sequence ATGGCAAGATATACTGGACCAAAATCAAAAATCGCCCGTAAATTCGGAGAGCCAATATTCGGACCTGACAAAGTTCTTTCTAAAAAGAACTATCCTCCCGGACAACACGGAAACGGAAGGAAGAAAAAATCGTCGGAGTACGGTATTCAATTACGTGAAAAGCAAAAAGCAAAATACACATATGGTGTGCTTGAAAGACAATTCCGTAATATGTTTGACAAAGCACTTTCATCACGTGGTATCACAGGTGAAGTGTTGCTTCAAATGTTGGAATCAAGATTGGATAACATCGTTTTCCGTCTTGGAATAGCACCTACGAGAGCAGCTGCCCGTCAGCTTGTATCTCACCGTCACATAACTGTTGACGGCTCAGTCGTGAATATTCCGTCTTATACAATCAAACCGGGACAATTGATCGCAGTTCGTGAGAAATCAAAATCTCTCGAAGTAGTAAGCGAAGCATTGTCTGGGTTTAACCATAGCAAATACCCTTGGATCGAATGGGATGCAGCATCTATGACAGGTAAGTTTCTTCACCTGCCAGAGAGAGCAGATATCCCTGAAAACATTAAAGAGCAGTTGATCGTAGAGTTGTATTCTAAAAATTAA
- a CDS encoding DNA-directed RNA polymerase subunit alpha: protein MAILAFQKPDKVLMLEADDFFGKFEFRPLEPGYGITVGNALRRILLSSLEGFAITSIKIDGVEHEFATVPGVIEDVTNIILNLKQVRFKQIVEEIENEKVSITVSGAEVFKAGDIGKHLSGFEVLNPDLEICHLDKNASFQIELNINKGRGYVPADENRNLSDDVNVIAIDSIYTPIRNVKYSIENYRVEQKTDYEKLVIEIATDGSIHPKDALKEAAKILIHHFMLFSDEKILLEQSEVDGNEEFDEEILHMRQLLKTKLSDMNLSVRALNCLKSAEVETLGELVQFNKNDLLKFRNFGKKSLTELDELLDSLSLSFGMDISKYKLDKD, encoded by the coding sequence ATGGCTATATTAGCATTTCAAAAACCGGATAAAGTATTGATGTTAGAAGCGGACGATTTCTTCGGAAAATTCGAATTTCGTCCCTTAGAACCCGGATATGGTATTACCGTTGGTAATGCTTTACGCCGTATTCTGCTTTCATCTCTTGAAGGTTTTGCTATCACTTCTATAAAAATCGACGGTGTTGAACATGAATTTGCCACCGTACCGGGAGTTATAGAAGATGTTACAAATATCATTCTGAATCTGAAACAAGTACGTTTCAAGCAGATAGTAGAAGAGATCGAAAACGAGAAGGTGAGTATTACAGTCTCAGGTGCCGAAGTATTCAAAGCTGGAGATATTGGAAAGCATCTGTCAGGATTTGAAGTATTGAACCCTGACTTGGAAATCTGTCATTTAGACAAGAACGCAAGCTTCCAAATCGAATTGAATATTAACAAAGGCCGTGGATACGTACCTGCTGATGAAAATCGCAATCTGTCCGACGATGTTAATGTTATAGCTATTGATTCTATTTATACTCCCATCCGTAATGTGAAATACTCGATAGAAAATTATCGTGTAGAACAAAAAACGGACTATGAGAAACTTGTTATAGAAATAGCAACCGACGGATCTATTCATCCAAAGGATGCATTGAAAGAAGCTGCAAAGATTCTTATCCACCACTTTATGTTGTTCTCTGATGAGAAGATTCTCCTTGAACAAAGCGAAGTAGATGGAAACGAAGAATTCGATGAAGAAATTCTGCATATGCGTCAGCTGCTTAAGACTAAGTTATCTGATATGAACCTTTCGGTTCGTGCCCTTAACTGTTTGAAGTCGGCAGAGGTAGAAACGCTGGGCGAATTAGTGCAATTCAATAAGAATGATCTTCTTAAATTCAGAAACTTTGGTAAGAAATCACTTACCGAACTTGATGAACTATTGGATAGCCTGAGCCTGTCTTTCGGTATGGATATTTCTAAATATAAATTAGATAAAGATTAG
- the rplQ gene encoding 50S ribosomal protein L17 codes for MRHNKKFNHLGRTSSHRNAMLANMCVSLIMSPNKRIFTTVAKAKALKKVIEPMITKSKEDTTHSRRLVFQDLKINSDQTKAAITELFQNISQKVADRPGGYTRIIKTGNRLGDNASMCFIELVDYNENMLKEKKAASKGRTRRSKKAADQPEGAAAPKAKAKDVVAPEAPVVEEVEALEAAPGSLPVVDEVAPEAPATEEKPKTEE; via the coding sequence ATGAGACATAATAAAAAATTTAATCATTTAGGGCGTACCAGCTCACACAGAAATGCCATGCTGGCTAATATGTGTGTATCTCTGATCATGAGCCCTAATAAACGTATCTTTACGACCGTGGCCAAAGCGAAAGCTTTGAAGAAGGTTATAGAGCCGATGATTACAAAATCGAAAGAAGATACAACACATTCGAGACGTCTGGTTTTCCAGGATCTTAAAATAAACAGCGATCAGACTAAAGCTGCCATAACTGAGTTGTTCCAGAACATATCTCAGAAAGTAGCTGACCGTCCGGGAGGATATACCCGTATCATCAAAACAGGTAATCGTTTGGGTGATAATGCATCTATGTGTTTTATCGAATTGGTAGACTATAACGAAAACATGTTGAAGGAGAAGAAAGCTGCATCGAAAGGTAGAACCCGTAGATCTAAGAAAGCTGCTGACCAACCTGAAGGCGCTGCGGCTCCTAAAGCAAAAGCGAAGGATGTAGTTGCTCCTGAAGCACCGGTTGTGGAAGAAGTAGAAGCATTAGAAGCTGCTCCGGGATCTTTGCCTGTAGTAGATGAAGTGGCTCCTGAAGCTCCTGCTACAGAAGAGAAGCCAAAGACTGAAGAATAA
- the pbpC gene encoding penicillin-binding protein 1C produces the protein MARQYLQIIKSFLIRQWERYKRAKKKYQIGIPLCLVLLVWYIFCLPSPLFHVPYSTVVSDKHEELLGARIANDQQWRFPTSDSIPDKYKTCLIEFEDRHFNRHWGVNPLALARAIKQNISSGRIVSGASTITMQTIRLSRKESRTFGEKFIEMILATRLEFSYSKNEILNLYASHAPMGGNVVGIEAASWRYFGHQAATLSWAEAATLAVLPNSPTLMHFGKNRDKLLTKRNRLLELLYQREILDKVDYELAISEPLPFQPHPLPQVAPHLVTRLYKEQGGKHITATIDKSQQERIESVLSRWNAEFSQNGIKNIAAIVFDVEKNEVVAYCGNVDFEKSTSANQVDVIQAPRSTGSILKPFLYCAMLQEGELLPDQLLPDVPINLNGFAPKNFSLQYDGAAHASEALARSLNVPFVVSLRKYSVPKFYNLLKRAGMTTLSRTADNYGLSLILGGAEGKLWDISTMYLQMAQQLNIFNQEGRYYDMKQPSYIFNENNNEKGDRSPAPLFSAGAIWQTFEALTNVNRPEEIDWRSIPSIQKIAWKTGTSFGFRDGWAVGISPKYVVGVWVGNSDGEGRPGLTGARTAGMVMFDIFNVLPQSRWFARPENDLVRVEICHESGCLKSMNCPDTETDTVWVSKKGLNGAVCPYHKLVHLSEDMKYQVYDECAGKRGIIHTSWFILPPSWEWYYKEQHPAYRPLPAYSPECREDSDIRLMEFIYPFPNAIISLPKQLDGTPGQLIFELAHRSSQNRVFWHLDGQYIGETKGFHKMEYSPAKGEHRLIAVDESGESISVKFSIK, from the coding sequence ATGGCAAGGCAATACCTACAAATTATAAAATCTTTCCTTATCCGCCAATGGGAACGATACAAGAGAGCAAAGAAGAAATACCAAATCGGTATTCCTCTGTGCCTTGTCTTACTTGTATGGTATATATTCTGTCTGCCATCGCCACTGTTCCATGTACCATACAGCACGGTGGTTTCGGACAAGCACGAAGAGTTATTGGGCGCACGTATCGCCAACGACCAGCAATGGCGATTCCCCACGTCCGATTCCATACCTGATAAATACAAGACCTGTCTGATAGAATTCGAAGACAGGCATTTCAACCGTCACTGGGGCGTAAATCCATTAGCTCTGGCCCGTGCTATAAAACAGAACATCAGTAGCGGACGGATTGTAAGCGGTGCCAGTACTATAACCATGCAGACTATCCGTCTCTCACGTAAAGAAAGCCGAACCTTTGGCGAAAAATTCATTGAGATGATCCTCGCCACCCGCCTCGAATTCTCATATTCGAAAAACGAAATACTTAACCTGTACGCCTCACATGCTCCTATGGGTGGAAATGTAGTAGGTATAGAGGCTGCGTCGTGGCGATATTTCGGACATCAGGCGGCGACTTTGTCCTGGGCAGAAGCAGCCACCCTTGCTGTACTGCCCAACTCTCCTACCCTGATGCACTTTGGTAAAAACAGAGACAAATTGCTTACTAAAAGAAACAGGTTGTTGGAGCTGTTGTACCAACGGGAAATACTGGATAAGGTGGATTACGAGCTGGCGATATCCGAACCCCTGCCCTTCCAGCCACATCCCCTGCCACAGGTAGCGCCACATCTTGTTACCCGCCTGTATAAAGAACAGGGAGGGAAGCATATAACAGCTACTATCGACAAATCGCAACAAGAACGTATCGAATCTGTTCTCAGCCGGTGGAACGCCGAATTTTCACAAAACGGGATAAAGAATATAGCAGCTATAGTATTCGACGTAGAAAAGAATGAGGTAGTGGCCTATTGCGGCAATGTAGACTTCGAAAAAAGCACATCGGCTAATCAGGTAGATGTGATACAGGCTCCACGTAGTACAGGGAGTATACTGAAACCATTTCTATATTGTGCGATGCTACAGGAAGGCGAACTACTACCTGATCAGCTCTTACCCGATGTACCGATCAATCTGAATGGCTTTGCGCCAAAGAATTTCAGCCTGCAATACGATGGAGCTGCACATGCTTCTGAGGCGCTTGCCCGTTCGCTCAATGTACCGTTTGTAGTTTCGCTACGCAAATATAGCGTCCCTAAATTCTACAACCTCCTAAAACGGGCAGGAATGACCACACTCAGTCGGACTGCTGACAACTATGGCCTATCGCTCATTTTAGGAGGCGCAGAAGGCAAGTTATGGGACATCAGCACCATGTATCTGCAAATGGCCCAACAGCTCAATATATTCAACCAGGAAGGCCGGTATTATGATATGAAGCAACCCTCATATATTTTTAATGAGAATAATAACGAAAAGGGAGATCGAAGTCCTGCTCCATTATTTTCAGCAGGAGCTATCTGGCAAACCTTCGAAGCTCTGACAAACGTAAACCGCCCCGAGGAGATAGACTGGCGCTCTATCCCTTCTATACAAAAAATAGCTTGGAAAACGGGAACCAGTTTTGGTTTCCGCGATGGGTGGGCAGTAGGTATCAGCCCCAAATACGTTGTGGGCGTATGGGTGGGAAACTCCGACGGAGAAGGCCGTCCGGGACTTACAGGTGCGCGCACAGCAGGTATGGTGATGTTCGATATATTCAACGTCCTGCCGCAAAGCCGCTGGTTTGCCAGACCGGAAAATGATCTTGTAAGAGTTGAAATATGCCACGAAAGCGGCTGCCTGAAAAGCATGAACTGTCCCGATACAGAAACCGATACGGTATGGGTAAGCAAAAAAGGACTGAACGGTGCGGTTTGCCCTTACCACAAATTGGTACATCTGTCCGAAGATATGAAGTATCAGGTATACGACGAATGCGCAGGTAAAAGAGGCATTATCCATACTTCATGGTTTATATTGCCTCCGTCGTGGGAATGGTATTACAAAGAGCAACACCCGGCATACCGTCCGTTGCCTGCATATTCACCCGAATGCAGGGAAGACTCTGATATAAGATTGATGGAGTTTATCTATCCTTTCCCGAATGCAATCATTAGCTTACCCAAGCAATTGGATGGCACTCCCGGCCAATTAATATTCGAACTGGCTCACCGTTCTTCGCAAAACCGGGTATTTTGGCATCTGGATGGACAATATATCGGAGAGACGAAAGGATTCCACAAAATGGAATATAGTCCGGCTAAGGGAGAGCACCGTTTGATAGCTGTTGATGAAAGCGGAGAAAGTATTTCTGTAAAATTTTCAATAAAATGA
- a CDS encoding lysylphosphatidylglycerol synthase transmembrane domain-containing protein, whose product MPTFIGMGVIIYMFSREFNLDDLRQITITEHTIFWIFVAFCFMLGRDTGFVIRYRYLTEKQLSWKQCIKVTLLAEFGTAVTPSVVGGSSMAVLFLAKEKIPVGRSTAMVFVTLLLDEMFFVVTFPMLLIFIPFHTLFADNTALGSGVLVLFIVAYIIKMLLCTLLIVGLFFKPQAIRWLIIKIFRLPFLRRWHKSAVKAGDDLIVSSREIRGKAFSYWFPLIMATILSWSSRYLVVNAIFMAFFQVHDNLLIFARQFVMWVVMVVSPTPGGSGFTEFIFKQYLSEFIPLAGVVPVIILLWRLLTYYNYLFVGAVIVPGWVKKSFGKKED is encoded by the coding sequence GTGCCTACATTTATAGGCATGGGGGTTATCATCTATATGTTCAGCCGTGAATTTAATCTGGATGATCTCAGACAAATCACAATTACGGAACATACTATTTTCTGGATTTTTGTTGCTTTCTGTTTTATGTTGGGGCGCGATACCGGCTTTGTAATCCGTTACCGTTACCTTACCGAAAAGCAATTGTCGTGGAAACAATGTATCAAAGTTACCCTATTAGCCGAGTTTGGAACAGCTGTCACCCCTTCCGTAGTAGGGGGGTCGAGTATGGCTGTGCTATTTTTGGCAAAAGAGAAAATACCGGTCGGGCGCAGTACGGCAATGGTATTTGTGACTTTGCTGCTCGATGAGATGTTTTTCGTAGTCACCTTCCCTATGCTTCTGATATTTATCCCTTTCCATACCTTGTTTGCCGACAATACCGCTTTGGGCTCGGGGGTGTTGGTGCTTTTCATTGTTGCTTACATTATCAAGATGCTTCTGTGCACGTTACTGATAGTGGGGTTATTCTTCAAACCTCAGGCTATTCGTTGGCTGATAATAAAGATATTCAGGCTACCCTTTCTTCGTCGTTGGCACAAAAGTGCGGTTAAAGCCGGAGATGATCTTATTGTAAGCTCAAGGGAGATAAGAGGAAAGGCTTTTTCATACTGGTTTCCGCTGATAATGGCTACTATCTTGTCGTGGAGTTCACGTTATCTGGTAGTGAATGCTATTTTTATGGCATTCTTTCAGGTGCATGACAATCTGTTGATTTTTGCCCGTCAGTTTGTTATGTGGGTTGTTATGGTAGTTAGTCCTACACCCGGAGGAAGCGGGTTTACGGAATTTATATTCAAACAGTACCTGAGCGAATTTATACCATTGGCAGGTGTAGTACCTGTTATAATCCTGCTGTGGCGGCTACTTACTTACTACAATTACCTGTTTGTAGGTGCTGTAATTGTACCGGGATGGGTGAAGAAATCGTTTGGAAAGAAAGAGGATTGA
- a CDS encoding alpha/beta hydrolase family protein produces MKKSLCILFSLLFFIGSLTGQTVDTIEVFSKKMERDIKNLVILPAGYNRQDTIKYPVLYLLHGVQADHTSWTKVIRKELPDDVTKYNMIIVCPNGENSWYLDSSVNPASQFETYITKELVESIDNKYKTIPSSLARAISGFSMGGYGALRLAILHPGVFGACGSMSGAVDFRPFPKVYKLSSQLGGYATNKKRWDENVIINMTNKLKPKTLSIIIDCGFEDQFLYVNGQLHQSMLNKGIQHEYIVESGGHDRKYWNKAIVKQLQFFFGFFNKSN; encoded by the coding sequence ATGAAAAAGAGTCTTTGTATATTATTTTCCTTGCTTTTCTTTATCGGCAGTCTCACTGGGCAGACTGTTGATACTATTGAGGTATTCAGTAAAAAGATGGAAAGGGATATAAAGAATCTGGTCATTCTTCCTGCCGGATATAACAGGCAGGACACCATAAAATATCCGGTACTCTATCTTCTTCATGGTGTACAGGCCGATCATACCTCATGGACGAAGGTTATAAGGAAAGAATTGCCTGATGACGTAACCAAATATAATATGATAATCGTATGCCCCAACGGGGAAAATAGCTGGTATCTCGATAGTTCGGTAAACCCTGCTTCACAATTCGAAACATACATAACAAAGGAACTGGTAGAGTCGATAGACAATAAATACAAAACAATACCCTCATCCTTGGCTCGTGCCATATCGGGATTCAGTATGGGCGGTTACGGGGCTTTGCGTCTGGCTATCCTTCATCCCGGTGTTTTCGGTGCATGTGGGTCTATGAGTGGCGCTGTGGATTTCCGTCCCTTCCCAAAGGTATATAAACTGAGTAGCCAGTTGGGTGGTTATGCCACAAATAAAAAACGATGGGATGAAAATGTTATTATCAACATGACTAATAAACTAAAGCCAAAAACTTTATCTATAATTATCGACTGTGGATTTGAAGATCAATTTCTGTATGTAAACGGACAGCTCCATCAGTCAATGCTAAATAAAGGTATTCAGCATGAATATATTGTAGAATCCGGAGGACATGACCGTAAATACTGGAACAAAGCTATTGTAAAACAACTACAGTTTTTCTTCGGCTTTTTTAATAAGAGTAACTGA
- a CDS encoding alpha/beta hydrolase family protein → MKKLFTTLTLLVAIACLPLFSQTVDTIQVFSPKMNKTIKNVVVLPEGYDKSNPAKYPVLYLLHGYGGRYDTWVNGTKKSLPQDATRWQMIVVCPDGQNSWYWDSPVDPSMQFETYVSSELIKYIDEHYNTVASPKGRAVTGFSMGGHGGLWLGINHNDVFGACGSMSGGVDIRPFPNNWEMKSWLGKYKENEEQWNEHTVIDQLYKIEPNSLAIIIDCGVNDFFYNVNEELHKKMLYMNIPHDYIVRPGAHTHDYWNNAVDYQMMFFSKFFGRK, encoded by the coding sequence ATGAAAAAACTATTTACAACTTTAACTTTGCTGGTAGCTATAGCCTGCCTGCCATTGTTTTCGCAAACAGTAGATACCATTCAGGTATTCAGTCCTAAGATGAATAAGACTATCAAAAATGTAGTCGTTCTGCCGGAAGGATATGACAAGAGTAATCCCGCGAAGTACCCGGTTCTTTACCTTTTGCATGGCTATGGAGGACGATATGACACGTGGGTAAACGGTACTAAAAAGAGTTTGCCTCAGGATGCTACGCGTTGGCAGATGATCGTGGTTTGCCCCGACGGGCAGAATAGCTGGTACTGGGATAGCCCTGTTGATCCGTCAATGCAATTTGAAACATATGTAAGCTCCGAGTTGATTAAGTATATAGATGAACATTACAATACTGTAGCTTCGCCAAAAGGGCGCGCTGTAACGGGTTTCAGTATGGGTGGTCATGGCGGCCTGTGGCTTGGAATCAATCATAATGATGTGTTTGGTGCATGCGGTTCTATGAGTGGAGGGGTAGATATCCGTCCTTTTCCCAACAATTGGGAAATGAAAAGCTGGCTTGGAAAATATAAAGAGAATGAAGAGCAATGGAATGAACATACTGTTATAGACCAATTGTATAAGATAGAGCCGAACTCACTGGCCATTATAATAGACTGTGGCGTGAATGACTTTTTTTATAATGTAAATGAAGAACTGCACAAGAAAATGTTGTATATGAATATTCCTCACGATTATATTGTACGTCCGGGAGCACATACACATGACTACTGGAACAATGCCGTGGATTATCAAATGATGTTTTTTTCAAAATTCTTTGGACGGAAATAA
- a CDS encoding response regulator transcription factor, with amino-acid sequence MKDVIIVDRQDITRIGIETLISDTNKASSVQVADSKGDLVKMLTTTPDAVVILDYTLSDFGSVDELLNVGYRFSQSRWLLFSEELSYDFLRRLIMSSESFSVVLKSCELDEINMGLLHIFRGERFICGRVTNQLLQSQKPVTESLDHILTVTEKEILKEIALGRTTKEIASNRNLSFHTIITHRKNIFRKLEVNNVHEAIKYAMRAGLVDLAEYYI; translated from the coding sequence ATGAAAGATGTAATTATAGTCGACAGGCAGGATATCACACGTATTGGGATAGAAACCCTTATAAGTGATACCAACAAGGCATCATCTGTTCAGGTCGCCGACAGTAAGGGCGATCTGGTAAAGATGCTTACAACTACCCCCGATGCCGTTGTGATACTGGATTATACACTCTCCGATTTTGGGAGTGTGGACGAACTGCTAAATGTAGGCTACAGATTTTCTCAGTCCCGTTGGCTGTTGTTTTCCGAAGAGTTGAGTTATGACTTTCTCCGTCGCCTGATTATGAGCAGTGAGTCGTTTAGTGTCGTCCTGAAGTCATGCGAACTGGATGAGATAAATATGGGCTTGCTGCATATATTCCGTGGCGAACGTTTTATCTGCGGACGTGTTACGAATCAGCTTTTGCAAAGCCAGAAGCCTGTGACCGAATCGCTGGATCATATTCTTACTGTTACAGAGAAAGAAATACTCAAGGAGATAGCATTAGGACGGACTACGAAAGAAATAGCATCTAACCGCAATCTTAGCTTTCATACGATCATCACCCACCGAAAGAATATTTTCCGTAAACTGGAGGTAAACAATGTGCATGAGGCTATTAAGTATGCTATGCGTGCCGGACTGGTAGACCTCGCCGAATATTATATCTAG